A section of the Pseudomonas prosekii genome encodes:
- the uvsE gene encoding UV DNA damage repair endonuclease UvsE: MSSPRIGFACQYRHPQRSLALAELKVIESALNPRTTTLRWMNSVEVHVAQQRLIEIVEHNLGAQLKLLAYVAELPAALRMLRLSSDLLPFYSHPQISAFYQQPEVVLKLSEGFAAIGALARSSGIRLSMHPGQYCVLGSDRPDVVENSLAEFEYHADMIRMMGYGVQFQDFKCNIHIAGRLGREGIRAVWPRLSQVARNCITFENDEKTYGVDDCLALADLAPVVLDVHHCWIHENDYIAADSERVSRIVDSWRGVRPTMHYSQPKEQLQEMGFSAEMKLEMDAVTQVVTKRDLYAHSDRMWNRWTNEYVAQFLDRFDVMFEAKHKNLATQEFYEQYLRG; this comes from the coding sequence ATGTCGTCGCCCCGAATCGGTTTCGCCTGCCAGTATCGCCACCCGCAACGCAGCCTCGCGCTGGCGGAGTTGAAGGTCATCGAATCGGCACTCAACCCGCGCACCACCACTCTGCGCTGGATGAACAGCGTCGAAGTGCACGTCGCGCAGCAACGGTTGATCGAGATCGTCGAGCACAACCTCGGCGCCCAACTGAAGTTGTTGGCGTACGTCGCCGAGTTGCCGGCGGCGCTGCGCATGCTGCGCCTGAGCAGTGATCTGTTGCCGTTCTACAGTCATCCGCAGATCAGCGCGTTCTACCAGCAACCGGAGGTTGTGCTGAAGCTCAGTGAAGGCTTTGCGGCGATTGGTGCGCTGGCGCGAAGTAGCGGGATTCGCTTGTCGATGCACCCCGGCCAATACTGCGTGCTGGGCTCGGATCGCCCGGACGTGGTGGAAAACAGTCTGGCCGAATTCGAATACCACGCCGACATGATTCGCATGATGGGTTACGGCGTGCAGTTCCAGGATTTCAAATGCAACATCCACATTGCCGGCCGACTAGGGCGCGAAGGCATTCGTGCGGTGTGGCCACGGCTCTCGCAAGTCGCGCGCAATTGCATCACCTTCGAAAACGACGAAAAGACCTACGGCGTCGACGACTGCCTGGCGCTCGCGGATCTGGCTCCCGTGGTGCTCGACGTCCACCATTGCTGGATTCACGAAAACGACTACATCGCGGCGGATTCCGAGCGTGTATCGCGCATCGTCGACAGCTGGCGCGGCGTGCGCCCGACCATGCATTACTCGCAACCCAAGGAGCAATTGCAGGAAATGGGCTTCAGCGCCGAGATGAAACTGGAAATGGACGCCGTGACTCAAGTGGTGACCAAACGCGATCTATACGCGCACAGCGACCGCATGTGGAACCGCTGGACCAACGAATACGTCGCGCAGTTTCTCGATCGCTTCGACGTGATGTTCGAAGCCAAACACAAGAACCTGGCGACGCAGGAATTTT
- a CDS encoding MarR family winged helix-turn-helix transcriptional regulator, whose product MVFIRYYLSARLIWTCLVLFDLLERLSSLTRVWFREHPLLAELQPIQLSALMYLARCNRYSNTPLAVTDYLGLTKGTVSQSLKALEAKGLLTKVQDVRDKRSVHLELTDSARELIGAVMPPEFLVKATRQMGSHAADLETLLLELLRTIQRGQDVPGFGLCHSCRFHQVSAQGPVCKLTNEPLSVREVDLICREFKQPEKIA is encoded by the coding sequence ATGGTTTTTATTCGATACTATCTATCGGCCCGATTAATCTGGACATGCCTTGTGTTATTTGACCTGTTGGAACGCCTTTCAAGCCTGACCCGCGTGTGGTTCCGCGAGCATCCGTTGCTCGCCGAATTGCAGCCAATCCAGCTCAGCGCGCTGATGTACCTGGCGCGCTGCAATCGCTATTCGAATACGCCGCTGGCGGTCACCGACTATCTGGGGCTGACCAAAGGCACGGTGTCGCAGTCGCTGAAAGCGCTGGAAGCCAAAGGCTTGCTGACCAAGGTTCAGGACGTCCGGGACAAGCGCAGCGTGCACCTGGAATTGACCGACAGCGCCCGCGAGCTGATCGGCGCGGTGATGCCGCCGGAATTTCTGGTGAAGGCGACCCGGCAAATGGGCAGCCACGCCGCCGATCTGGAGACCCTGCTTCTCGAGTTACTGCGCACCATCCAGCGCGGCCAGGATGTGCCCGGTTTTGGTTTGTGCCACTCTTGCCGTTTTCATCAGGTGTCGGCGCAAGGCCCGGTCTGCAAACTGACCAATGAGCCGCTGAGCGTCCGCGAAGTGGACCTGATCTGCCGCGAATTCAAGCAACCGGAAAAGATCGCCTGA
- a CDS encoding DUF2024 family protein: MTIKVFDTHVRTNTGRYLHFDVLIEGNDTEKAQAHARQYLLEKGLNDEDIAQSECRFCHVEPGNPVVAQAISQQGYYILELQGCQED; the protein is encoded by the coding sequence ATGACCATCAAAGTATTCGATACCCACGTGCGCACCAACACCGGCCGCTACCTGCACTTCGATGTGCTGATCGAAGGCAACGACACCGAGAAAGCCCAAGCGCACGCCCGTCAGTATCTGCTGGAAAAAGGCCTCAACGACGAAGACATTGCCCAGAGCGAATGCCGCTTCTGTCACGTCGAACCCGGTAACCCGGTGGTGGCGCAAGCGATCAGCCAACAGGGTTATTACATTCTTGAACTGCAAGGTTGTCAGGAGGATTGA
- a CDS encoding Rho-binding antiterminator, which yields MHTYQPLNCDLHDFLEIACLRGYVLNVERVDGQRLIARAVTTRTAPSKEEFMVFEQDGHTVELRLDQLLAITPLDDHAEFGRIVFSEAVCRF from the coding sequence ATGCACACCTATCAGCCGTTGAACTGTGATCTGCACGACTTTCTGGAAATCGCCTGCCTGCGCGGCTACGTGTTGAACGTCGAACGGGTCGACGGTCAACGGCTGATCGCCCGGGCCGTGACCACCCGCACTGCGCCGAGCAAGGAGGAATTCATGGTGTTTGAGCAGGATGGTCACACAGTGGAGTTGCGCCTCGATCAACTGCTGGCAATCACTCCGCTGGACGATCATGCAGAATTTGGCCGGATCGTTTTCAGTGAGGCCGTTTGCCGCTTTTGA